Proteins encoded in a region of the Neoarius graeffei isolate fNeoGra1 chromosome 3, fNeoGra1.pri, whole genome shotgun sequence genome:
- the tmem121ab gene encoding transmembrane protein 121Ab, whose protein sequence is MVLPPPDKRHVCLTTIVIMTSMAFMDAYLVEQNQGPRKIGVCIIVLVGDVCFLIVLRYVAVWVGAEVRTARRGYAMILWFLYIFVLEIKLYFVFQNCKADRKSLETVARKALTLLLSVCVPGLYLVLVALDSMEYVRTFRKKEDMRGRLFWVALDLLDLLDIQANLWEPQRTGLPIWAEGLMFFYCYILLLILPCVSLSEISVQGENVSPQKMMLYPMLSLVTINVVTILIRGVNMVLFQDSRVSTIFVGKNVVAIATKVCTFLEYRKQSREFPARENAAGIPMEIQQNSVGHGQALPNATSLPHEPTPVQEIIDT, encoded by the coding sequence ATGGTGCTGCCACCACCAGACAAACGGCACGTCTGTCTTACCACCATTGTCATCATGACCAGCATGGCCTTCATGGATGCCTACCTGGTGGAGCAAAATCAAGGGCCACGCAAGATCGGCGTCTGTATCATCGTCCTGGTTGGAGACGTGTGTTTCCTCATAGTGCTCCGCTATGTAGCTGTGTGGGTCGGAGCTGAGGTACGGACAGCACGTCGTGGTTATGCCATGATCCTCTGGTTTCTCTACATCTTTGTTTTAGAGATCAAGCTCTACTTTGTCTTCCAAAACTGCAAGGCTGACCGCAAAAGTCTGGAGACCGTAGCAAGGAAGGCTCTGACTTTACTCCTCTCTGTATGCGTACCAGGCCTCTATTTAGTCCTGGTTGCTCTTGACAGCATGGAATATGTTCGGACTTTTAGGAAGAAAGAGGATATGAGAGGAAGACTCTTTTGGGTTGCTTTGGACCTGCTGGACTTGCTTGATATCCAGGCAAACCTTTGGGAGCCCCAGCGAACAGGTCTGCCCATTTGGGCAGAAGGGCTGATGTTCTTCTACTGCTACATTCTTCTTTTGATCCTACCATGTGTGTCATTAAGTGAGATCAGTGTGCAGGGAGAAAATGTGTCACCGCAGAAGATGATGCTATACCCCATGCTCAGCTTGGTTACAATCAATGTGGTCACCATCCTCATACGTGGTGTTAATATGGTGCTCTTTCAGGACAGCCGGGTCTCCACCATCTTTGTTGGTAAAAATGTGGTGGCAATTGCCACTAAGGTGTGTACCTTCCTGGAGTATCGGAAACAGTCTCGAGAATTCCCGGCACGTGAAAATGCAGCTGGTATTCCAATGGAGATCCAGCAGAACTCGGTGGGACACGGACAGGCTCTGCCAAATGCAACAAGCCTCCCACATGAACCTACGCCAGTGCAGGAGATTATTGACACATGA